The proteins below are encoded in one region of Styela clava chromosome 4, kaStyClav1.hap1.2, whole genome shotgun sequence:
- the LOC144422111 gene encoding sodium-coupled monocarboxylate transporter 2-like, producing the protein MESSNGYFQVADFVIFGGILLSSAAIGIYFAYKDRRDETIENYYFGRRNVSPIFYLGITVYLPALALSAVTILELKWTIAITSIVCTFYTTIGGLKAVVWTDLLQSLIMLGGVLSLFIRATLLYGGFGDIWDAAERGNRLNFFKLDIDPRIRSSTWTHLIGGAVGGCYSACCNQVTVQRYLSCDSVRSSRIAVWLQWIPSTILLMLCVANGLVLYAYYEGCDPVLSGLVAKSDQTIPRLALELFRDMPGMAGMFVSAAFSGTLSSVSSGVNSLSALALEDFVLRFFPTIPKRKKMLCSKLLSKFH; encoded by the exons ATGGAGTCTTCGAATGGATACTTTCAAGTTGCTGACTTCGTTATATTTGGGG GAATATTGCTTTCCTCTGCTGCGATTGGAATCTATTTTGCTTATAAAGACAGACGCGATGAAACGATCGAAAATTATTACTTTGGCCGAAGAAATGTATCACCG atattcTACTTGGGTATAACCGTCTATCTTCCAGCCCTTGCATTGAGCGCTGTCACGATCCTTGAATTAAAATGGACGATTGCAATCACAAGCATAGTGTGTACGTTCTATACCACCATC GGTGGATTGAAAGCAGTGGTGTGGACCGATCTTTTGCAGAGCCTTATTATGCTCGGAGGCGTACTTTCTCTTTTCATACGCGCTACACTTCTGTATGGCGGATTTGGAGATATATGGGATGCCGCAGAACGTGGAAATAGACTCAATTTTTTCAA GCTTGATATAGATCCCAGAATTCGAAGTTCAACATGGACACATTTAATTGGTGGGGCAGTTGGGGGCTGTTATTCTGCGTGTTGCAATCAAGTTACTGTTCAAAGATATTTGTCATGTGATTCGGTTCGATCTTCTAGGAT AGCTGTTTGGTTACAATGGATTCCTAGCACAATCCTGTTGATGCTCTGTGTAGCGAATGGGTTAGTTCTGTATGCTTATTATGAAGGTTGTGATCCAGTTCTTTCGGGTTTGGTTGCAAAAAGTGACCAGACGATACCCCGATTAGCATTGGAATTATTTCGAGATATGCCTGGAATGGCAGGAATGTTTGTGTCTGCTGCGTTCAGTGGGACTCTGAG TTCAGTATCGTCTGGAGTGAACTCTTTGTCAGCGTTAGCACTAGAAGATTTCGTTTTACGATTTTTTCCAACAATACCAAAGAGAAAGAAAATGCTTTGCAGCAAATTGTTAAGTAAGTTCCATTGA